TGGTCGATCCGGATGTTGGTCAGGTTCTGCACCGTCTGGACCATCAGGGCCGGGCCGCCCCAGGAGTACGCGGCGTTGATCTTCGCCTTGCCGTGCCCGGGGACGTCCACCCAGGTGTCACGGGCGAGGGAGACCACCGAGACGCTCTTCCGGTCCGCGGATATGTGCATCAGCATCATGGTGTCGCTGCGCTGGGCGCCCTCCTTCCACGCCGGGGCCTTGGCGGTGGCGCCGGTGGTGGCGTCCTTGGAGCGGGCGTCCAGGCCGACCAGCAGGAAGGTCTGGCCGGTGTGCGGCACGGCCTTGGGCTGCTCGGACTCGGGGATGGTCGGGAAGGCGTTGGGGATCCGGTCGACCGAGTCCGCGTAGTGGCTGGCGGTCCAGTAGAGGCCGCCGACGCCGCCGGCGACCAGCAGCAGGAGCACGGCCACCGTCCAGACCAGCACCCGGCGGGTCCTGCGCTTGCGCTTCCGGTCGCCGGCGGGCGGGTCCTGGGCCGCCGCCTCCCCGGTCCCGTCCGCGGCGGCCCGGTCCTCCTCGCCGGTACCGTCGAACAGGCTCAGTGACCGGGCGCGCTCGTCCGGCGCGTCCTCGTACTCCTTCGAATCCATGCGCGGCATTCTGCCGTCCCGGCCCGGGCCGCCGTGGGCCAGGGGCCCGCTGGGGACGGCTTCGGGACGAGCCGGCGTCCGATTCGTTACCGCGCGGGGACGCCCGGACCGGCCGGGGCGCTCATCGCGGCCGTCCGGCAGCCGTCCCGCGGTGGACCTGCGGCGGTGCCGGGCCGGGGCCGCGAGGGGCTTTCCGGTGAGCGCCTTCGCAGCCCGGCGGACGCCGGATACCATCAGTGGCTGCGACCGCCGGCACCCTGCGCGGTCGCCGACCGAACGACCCGACATAAGGGGAAGCGCGTGGCCCTCCGCATCACGGTGATCGGTACCGGCTACCTGGGCGCGACGCACGCCGCGTGCATGGCGGAACTCGGGTTCGAGGTCCTCGGCATGGACGTCGACCCGGAGAAGATCACCGCGCTCTCCGCCGGCCGGGTCCCGATGTACGAGCCGGGCCTGTCCGAGCTGCTGCTCAAGCACGTGGTCGGTCACGAGGGCTCGACCGGGCGGCTGCGCTTCACCACCTCGCCCGAGGAGGTCGCCGAGTTCGGCGACGTCCACTTCATCTGCGTGAACACCCCGCAGCGGAAGGGCGAGTTCGCCGCGGACATGACCTACGTGGACGCGGCGCTGGACGCGCTCGCCCCGCACCTGCGCCGCCCGGCGCTGGTGGTGGGCAAGTCCACCGTCCCGGTCGGCAGCGCGAGCCGGCTCGCCGAGCGGCTGGCCGCCCTGGCGCCGGCCGGCGAGGGTGCCGAGCTGGCCTGGAACCCGGAGTTCCTGCGCGAGGGCTACGCGGTCGGCGACACCCTGCACCCGGACCGGCTGGTGGTCGGCGTCCGCAGCGAGCACGCCGAGCGGCTGCTGCGCGAGGTGTACGCCACCCCGATCGCCGAGGGCGTGCCGTTCGTGGTCACCGACTTCCCCACCGCCGAGCTGGTGAAGACCGCGGCGAACTCCTTCCTCGCCACCAAGATCTCGTTCATCAACGCCATGGCGGAGGTCTGCGAGAGCGCCGGCGCCGACGTGGTGCAGCTCAGCCAGGCGCTGGCGCACGACGCCCGGATCGGCGGCAAGTTCCTCAACGCCGGCCTCGGCTTCGGCGGCGGCTGCCTGCCCAAGGACATCCGGGCGTTCATGGCCCGGGCCGGAGAGCTCGGCGCGGACCAGGCGCTGACCTTCCTGCGCGAGGTCGACTCGATCAACATGCGGCGCCGCTCCCGGATGGTCGAGCTGGCCCGCGAGCAGTGCGGCGGCGGCTTCCTCGGCCGCCGGGTCGCCGTGCTGGGCGCCTCCTTCAAGCCCAACTCGGACGACATCCGGGACTCCCCCGCGCTCAACGTGGCCGGCCAGATCCAGCTCCAGGGCGCCCAGGTCACCGTCTACGACCCCAAGGCCGTGGACAACGCCCGGAAGATGTTCCCCAGCCTGGCGTACGCGGACTCCGCCATGGAGGCCGTCGAGGGCGCCCACGTGGTGCTGCACCTGACGGAGTGGCAGGAGTTCCGCGAGCTCGACCCGGTGGCGGTCGGCGCGGTGGTCGCCGAGCGGCGGCTGGTGGACGGACGCAACGTCCTGGACGGCGCCCGCTGGCGCGCGGCCGGCTGGACGTACCGCGCGATGGGCCGGCCCGTCGTCGAGTGACGGCACCCCGGCACCGGTCCGGGGATTCCCGGAGAGCGGGTCCGCCCGTCGGCCGGGCTGCGGAATGAGCCGGACCGACGGGCGGTTGGAGCTGGCATGAGCTACGGAGACGAAGCGACCGTCCGGCGCATCCTCAAGGAGACCGGCGAGGTGTGGGCGGTGGTCGGGCTGTCCACCAACACCCGGCGGGCGGCGTACGGCGTGGCGCGGGTGCTGCAGCGCGCGGGCAAGCGTGTGGTGCCGGTGCACCCCAAGGCCGAGACGGTGCTCGGCGAGCAGGGGTACGCCACCCTGGCCGACATCCCCTTCCCCGTCGACGTGGTCGACGTCTTCGTGAACTCCGCCCTGGCCGGCGAGGTCGCCGACCAGGCGGTGGCGGTGGGCGCGAAGGCCGTGTGGTTCCAGCTCGACGTCATCGACGAGGACGCCTACCGGCGCACCACCGGGGCGGGGCTGGACATGGTCATGGACAAGTGCCCGGCGATCGAGCTGCCGTTGCTCTGACGGCCCGGTGTCAGGCGACCGGGAGGGCGATGTCGCAGGCCTCGTCCTCCGGGCCGGCCGCGGCCCAGTCCGTGAAGTACACCTCGCGGGGGGCCGCGGCGGGCGTGAGGCCGTTCTTCCCCGCCCACTCGAACACGGCGTCGTAGGCCGCGAGGATCTGCGGGTACTCGGCCTGGGCCTTGGTGATCCGGATGTACGCCTCCCGCCGGGCCGGCTCGGTCCGGTGGGCCTCCTTCAGCTCGGCGGCGCGCGCCGGGTCGACCGGGACGCAGAGTTCCACCGGGCCGTCGCCGTCCTCGTCGACCTCGCCGTGGTAGACCACGAACGGGGCACCGGCGAGGCCGCCGTACGCCCAGGCGGAGGCGAACAGCCGGTCGCAGGCCTGCGGGATCCACTCGGGCAGTTCCTCCGGCCGGATGTGCCGCTGCTCGGTGAGCACCAACTGCTCCGGCACCTCGCGCTGCTGGATCTCGTACATGTCCAATCTCCCTTCGCCTCCTGACAGTTGGATGCGGAGGAAGGCGGCGAGCTCGCGCTGGCCGGCGATCCGGCGTTCCACCGACCGCCAGTACGCGTCCACCAGGGCGGCCGCCTGCGGGCCCGGCAGGGCCAGCACCTCGGCGACCTCGGCCAGCGGCATGTCCAGCCCGCGGAGCCGCACGATCAGCCGGGCGGCGGCGAGCCGGCCCTCCCGGTAGTACCGGTAGCCGGTCACCGGGTCGACCTCGTCCGGCTTCAGCAGGCCCTGGCGGTCGTACAGCCTCAGGGCCTTCTGGGAGAGCCGGGCGCGGCGTGCGAAGACACCGATACTGAGCAGGGGTTCCTCCTCCACGCCCACCACGCTCCCGTCTGCCCCAGGGTCAAGG
The window above is part of the Kitasatospora sp. HUAS MG31 genome. Proteins encoded here:
- a CDS encoding MerR family transcriptional regulator; amino-acid sequence: MVGVEEEPLLSIGVFARRARLSQKALRLYDRQGLLKPDEVDPVTGYRYYREGRLAAARLIVRLRGLDMPLAEVAEVLALPGPQAAALVDAYWRSVERRIAGQRELAAFLRIQLSGGEGRLDMYEIQQREVPEQLVLTEQRHIRPEELPEWIPQACDRLFASAWAYGGLAGAPFVVYHGEVDEDGDGPVELCVPVDPARAAELKEAHRTEPARREAYIRITKAQAEYPQILAAYDAVFEWAGKNGLTPAAAPREVYFTDWAAAGPEDEACDIALPVA
- a CDS encoding LCP family protein, translating into MDSKEYEDAPDERARSLSLFDGTGEEDRAAADGTGEAAAQDPPAGDRKRKRRTRRVLVWTVAVLLLLVAGGVGGLYWTASHYADSVDRIPNAFPTIPESEQPKAVPHTGQTFLLVGLDARSKDATTGATAKAPAWKEGAQRSDTMMLMHISADRKSVSVVSLARDTWVDVPGHGKAKINAAYSWGGPALMVQTVQNLTNIRIDHIAVIDWNGFKALTDAVGGVDITIPKTIEARGDARRWEKGPHHMSGDEALLYVRERHGLPNGDLDRTKRQQNFLRALMKQTLSSGTLGNPSRLGGLLQNVGDVVSVDDKFSNNDLYDLGWSLRGLRADDVRFMNAPFGGFDSIQGQSVVLLDKAAATPLWEAMKNDRMDDYFATHKTSSDTLGEDVR
- a CDS encoding CoA-binding protein, which gives rise to MSYGDEATVRRILKETGEVWAVVGLSTNTRRAAYGVARVLQRAGKRVVPVHPKAETVLGEQGYATLADIPFPVDVVDVFVNSALAGEVADQAVAVGAKAVWFQLDVIDEDAYRRTTGAGLDMVMDKCPAIELPLL
- a CDS encoding UDP-glucose dehydrogenase family protein; its protein translation is MALRITVIGTGYLGATHAACMAELGFEVLGMDVDPEKITALSAGRVPMYEPGLSELLLKHVVGHEGSTGRLRFTTSPEEVAEFGDVHFICVNTPQRKGEFAADMTYVDAALDALAPHLRRPALVVGKSTVPVGSASRLAERLAALAPAGEGAELAWNPEFLREGYAVGDTLHPDRLVVGVRSEHAERLLREVYATPIAEGVPFVVTDFPTAELVKTAANSFLATKISFINAMAEVCESAGADVVQLSQALAHDARIGGKFLNAGLGFGGGCLPKDIRAFMARAGELGADQALTFLREVDSINMRRRSRMVELAREQCGGGFLGRRVAVLGASFKPNSDDIRDSPALNVAGQIQLQGAQVTVYDPKAVDNARKMFPSLAYADSAMEAVEGAHVVLHLTEWQEFRELDPVAVGAVVAERRLVDGRNVLDGARWRAAGWTYRAMGRPVVE